In a single window of the Phycisphaerales bacterium genome:
- a CDS encoding IS5 family transposase, which translates to MIKLTDEHLRWLAERIPDHEASPKGGRPAADKYKVLQGIFWILDNGAKWKDLPRRFGAKSTVHRWFQIWTHAGVFEEIMRSAGRLVEQRGGYRLYECYIDATFSKARGGGDGIGATKVGKGVKIMVLVDARGLPVAIDTASAGPHESQLVQRLFDFMLTAETPPRLIGDKAYDSDELDEQLAE; encoded by the coding sequence ATGATCAAGCTCACGGATGAACACCTGCGATGGTTGGCGGAACGGATTCCCGATCATGAGGCCAGTCCCAAGGGCGGCCGGCCCGCGGCGGACAAGTACAAGGTCCTGCAAGGCATCTTCTGGATTCTGGACAACGGGGCGAAGTGGAAGGACCTGCCGCGGCGATTCGGGGCCAAGAGCACGGTCCACCGCTGGTTCCAGATCTGGACGCACGCCGGCGTGTTCGAGGAGATCATGCGCAGCGCCGGGCGGCTGGTGGAGCAGCGCGGCGGCTACCGACTGTACGAGTGCTACATCGACGCGACCTTCTCCAAGGCCCGCGGCGGCGGCGACGGCATCGGGGCCACGAAGGTGGGAAAAGGCGTGAAAATCATGGTTCTCGTGGACGCCCGCGGCCTGCCCGTGGCGATCGATACCGCCTCCGCCGGCCCGCACGAGAGCCAGCTCGTGCAACGGCTCTTTGACTTCATGCTGACCGCCGAGACGCCGCCGCGCCTGATCGGCGACAAGGCGTACGACAGCGATGAGCTGGACGAGCAACTGGCGGAGTAG
- a CDS encoding transposase produces the protein MELIAPHRSNRKLENYTQDGRPLRRYKRRWTVERTIAWIQHFRRLCIRWEKSTTLFQGFLHLGCTMLLLKEVLG, from the coding sequence ATCGAGCTTATTGCGCCGCACCGCTCGAATCGCAAACTGGAGAACTATACCCAGGACGGCCGCCCCCTGCGCCGCTACAAGCGCCGCTGGACCGTCGAACGCACGATCGCCTGGATTCAACACTTCCGACGGCTGTGCATTCGCTGGGAGAAGTCGACTACGTTGTTCCAGGGCTTCCTTCATCTGGGCTGCACAATGCTGCTGCTCAAAGAGGTTTTGGGATAG